Proteins from one Elgaria multicarinata webbii isolate HBS135686 ecotype San Diego chromosome 3, rElgMul1.1.pri, whole genome shotgun sequence genomic window:
- the LOC134394164 gene encoding ras-related protein Rab-7a-like, which yields MFRRSHLKILIIGNSGAGKSALMNQYVNNRFSSRYRATIGADFLSKDVHIDGRSLTVQIWDTAGTERFQALGTALYRGSDCCLLVFDVTSALSFQALEKWHKQLLLQMELGEEPTFPIAVIGNKTDLENREVTFEEAELWSKLHDATYFETSAKAATNVQEVFEWAIRAVLKNRRGPEQPQPDSVHLETRPPEGAHREKCSC from the exons ATGTTCAGACGTTCACATCTCAAGATCCTAATTATTGGGAATTCAGG GGCAGGCAAGTCAGCCCTGATGAACCAGTATGTTAACAACCGCTTCAGCAGCCGCTACCGAGCTACCATTGGGGCCGACTTCCTCAGCAAAGACGTACACATAGATGGACGCTCACTGACGGTGCAG ATCTGGGACACGGCTGGCACAGAAAGGTTCCAAGCGCTGGGCACTGCCCTCTACCGAGGGTCAGACTGCTGCCTCCTCGTCTTCGATGTCACATCGGCTCTCTCTTTCCAAGCCCTGGAGAAGTGGCACAAGCAGCTGCTGTTGCAGATGGAGCTGGGGGAAGAGCCTACTTTCCCCATCGCCGTCATTGGGAACAAAACGGACTTGGAGAACCGCGAG GTCACTTTTGAAGAAGCGGAACTGTGGAGCAAGCTTCACGATGCCACATACTTCGAAACCAGCGCCAAGGCAGCCACCAATGTGCAGGAGGTGTTCGAGTGGGCCATCCGGGCTGTACTAAAGAAT CGCAGGGGACCTGAACAGCCACAACCTGACTCTGTTCACCTGGAGACGAGGCCGCCAGAAGGGGCACATCGGGAAAAGTGTAGCTGCTGA
- the RENBP gene encoding N-acylglucosamine 2-epimerase produces the protein MELQTLRSWHGRISQELDTVMDFWLRHSHDEEYGGFFTCLGQDGKVYDDLKYVWLQGRQVWMYSRLYRKVPRFRRPELLQAARAGGEFLLQHARVAPSQKCAFVLTRDGRPVKIQRTIFSECFYVLGLDELGRATGESHYQREALTMMEAIVRWVREDPSELGRPRLAGATPHDSMAVPMMLLNLVDQLSEGDAEAASRFSELGRWSAQRILMHVQRNGAAVLENVSEDGKELPGCLGRQQNAGHALEAGWFLLRYAQRQHDLALLSQVVEKFIKQPFHSGWDPEHEGLFAFQDVDRFCPTQLEWKMKLWWPHTEAMIAFLMGFAETRDQELLELFDQVAKYTFAKFRDPETGEWFGYLTQEGKVALTIKGGPFKGCFHVPRTLHMCEEILESLIKETESTTQE, from the exons ATGGAGTTGCAGACCCTGCGGAGCTGGCATGGACGGATCTCTCAAGAGCTGGACACAGTGATGGATTTCTGGCTGCGGCACTCCCATGATGAAGAATATGG gGGGTTCTTTACATGTCTGGGCCAGGATGGGAAAGTTTACGATGACCTGAAATATGTCTGGTtgcaaggcaggcag GTGTGGATGTACAGTCGGTTGTATCGAAAAGTGCCAAGATTTAGGCGCCCTGAACTCCTGCAGGCAGCTCGAGCAG GTGGGGAGTTCCTGCTGCAGCACGCGCGCGTGGCACCTTCCCAGAAGTGTGCCTTTGTTCTGACCCGGGACGGGCGCCCTGTGAAAATCCAGCGCACCATTTTTAGCGAGTGCTTCTACGTCCTTGGGCTGGATGAGCTTGGACGAGCAACGGGAGAATCCCATTACCAG AGGGAAGCCCTGACGATGATGGAAGCCATTGTGCGCTGGGTGAGGGAGGACCCCTCTGAGCTGGGGCGGCCACGGCTGGCGGGAGCTACCCCCCATGACTCAATGGCTGTTCCCATGATGCTCCTCAACCTGGTGGACCAGCTGTCGGAAGGAGATGCAGAGGCTGCAAGCCGCTTCAGCGAGCTGGGGAGGTGGTCTGCTCAGCGAATACTCATGCACGTGCAG AGGAATGGCGCTGCTGTGTTGGAGAACGTTTCTGAAGACGGCAAGGAACTGCCAGGGTGTCTGGGAAGACAACAGAATGCTG GCCATGCACTTGAAGCAGGCTGGTTCCTGCTCCGTTACGCCCAACGCCAGCATGACTTGGCCCTCCTGTCCCAGGTTGTGGAGAAATTCATCAAGCAGCCATTCCATTCAGGCTGGGACCCTGAACACGAGGGACTCTTTGCCTTCCAGGATGTCGACAGGTTCTGCCCTACACAG TTAGAGTGGAAAATGAAGCTTTGGTGGCCACACACAGAGGCCATGATTGCATTCCTGATGGGCTTTGCTGAGACTCGAGACCAAGAGCTGCTAGAGCTGTTTGACCAGGTGGCTAAATACACCTTTGCCAAG tTTCGTGACCCAGAGACAGGCGAATGGTTTGGCTACTTGACTCAGGAGGGCAAGGTGGCTCTCACCATCAAAGGAGGGCCATTTAAAG GCTGCTTCCACGTCCCCCGTACTCTCCATATGTGTGAAGAAATTCTGGAATCGCTCATCAAGGAGACTGAATCTACTACCCAGGAATAG